One Granulicella sp. 5B5 DNA window includes the following coding sequences:
- the nadC gene encoding carboxylating nicotinate-nucleotide diphosphorylase, giving the protein MSEWCRLPEDAVTKIVLAALEEDAPWGDITSQTLIPEAAVVTAQLVAREPGVLCGVDVFRAAMTLTDAEIAMEFVVHDGDAFMAGDVLAAVRGPARGVLQAERVALNLVQRLSGIATMTAQYVKAATGTKARIVDTRKTTPGLRVLERYAVRCGGGNNHRYSLSDAVMAKDNHLAVLKANGVGDVTAALQAMKDRLPHTVHVEVEVDRLDQIEAVLAAGVHTVLLDNFTNDQLCEGVALIAGRALVEASGGVTLEKIAAIAATGVDVISVGALTHSVRALDLGLDIGT; this is encoded by the coding sequence ATGAGTGAGTGGTGCAGGCTGCCTGAAGATGCGGTGACGAAGATTGTGCTAGCGGCTCTGGAGGAAGATGCACCGTGGGGAGATATTACCTCGCAGACGCTGATTCCAGAGGCGGCTGTGGTGACGGCGCAACTGGTGGCGCGTGAGCCCGGGGTATTGTGCGGTGTGGATGTCTTTCGCGCGGCGATGACGCTGACCGATGCGGAGATCGCGATGGAGTTTGTTGTCCACGACGGGGATGCGTTTATGGCCGGCGATGTGCTTGCGGCGGTGCGCGGACCGGCGCGTGGGGTGCTGCAGGCGGAGCGCGTGGCGCTGAATCTGGTGCAGAGGTTGAGTGGCATTGCGACGATGACGGCGCAGTATGTGAAGGCCGCGACGGGGACGAAGGCGCGGATTGTGGATACGCGGAAGACGACTCCGGGGCTGCGCGTGCTGGAAAGATATGCGGTGCGGTGCGGGGGCGGCAACAATCACCGGTATTCGCTGTCGGATGCGGTGATGGCGAAGGACAACCATCTTGCGGTGTTGAAGGCGAATGGTGTGGGCGATGTAACGGCGGCGCTACAGGCGATGAAGGACCGGTTACCGCATACGGTGCATGTGGAGGTTGAGGTCGACCGGCTTGACCAGATTGAGGCGGTACTGGCGGCGGGGGTGCATACGGTGCTGCTGGATAATTTTACGAATGACCAGCTATGCGAGGGCGTCGCGCTGATCGCGGGGCGTGCGCTGGTGGAGGCAAGTGGGGGAGTGACGTTGGAGAAGATTGCAGCGATTGCGGCAACGGGTGTGGATGTGATCTCGGTAGGTGCGCTGACGCATAGTGTGCGGGCGCTGGATCTGGGGTTGGATATTGGGACCTAG
- the nadB gene encoding L-aspartate oxidase produces MKRVVVVGSGIAGLVAALELSDKCEVTLVTKAALADSNTRWAQGGIAAVMFEDDSVPEHIADTLSAGAGLCDAAAVEVLCSEGPLRIRDLIRLGVAFDTHEGELARGLEAAHGHARVLHAGGDATGLNLEMTLVRAVRAANVLVMEHTFACELVVKDERARGLEILSDDGKRSVLDADAVVLACGGAGQLYRYSTNPVVATGDGVALALRAGVQLADIEFYQFHPTALATRETFLISEAVRGEGAVLLDAKGERFMQKLHPDAELAPRDVVARSIAWQMALQGGKPVLLDAARLEREMGAGFLAKRFPTIDAAVKARGFDWTKEPVPVTPAAHYWMGGVKTDLWGRTSIAGLYAAGEVACTGVHGANRLASNSLLESLVYAWRCAEQLPQDDVRRWPEVRGAVLALAMTEERGAREAQRGELQTLMWNRVGIERSRDGLREAAEQMASWRGCNRRSANAFELETANMLTIARAMVTVALERRESRGAHYRVDYPETRVEMQHSIVCAEKVLVAAYE; encoded by the coding sequence ATGAAGAGAGTCGTCGTCGTAGGTAGTGGCATTGCGGGGCTGGTGGCCGCGCTGGAATTGAGTGACAAGTGCGAGGTCACGCTGGTGACCAAGGCGGCGCTCGCAGATAGCAATACTCGCTGGGCGCAGGGCGGCATTGCGGCGGTGATGTTTGAGGACGACAGCGTGCCGGAGCACATTGCGGACACGTTGAGTGCGGGAGCTGGACTGTGCGATGCCGCTGCGGTGGAGGTGCTGTGCAGCGAGGGGCCGCTGCGGATTCGTGATTTGATCCGGCTCGGTGTTGCATTCGATACGCATGAAGGTGAGCTGGCGCGCGGGTTGGAGGCGGCGCATGGCCATGCGCGGGTGCTCCATGCCGGCGGCGATGCTACAGGGCTGAACCTGGAGATGACGCTGGTGCGCGCGGTGCGTGCGGCGAATGTGCTTGTGATGGAGCATACGTTTGCGTGCGAGCTGGTGGTAAAAGATGAACGTGCGCGTGGGCTGGAGATACTAAGCGACGATGGGAAGCGCAGCGTGCTGGATGCGGATGCAGTGGTTCTAGCGTGCGGCGGGGCCGGCCAGCTGTATCGCTACAGTACGAACCCGGTTGTGGCGACGGGCGATGGCGTGGCGCTGGCGCTACGAGCCGGGGTGCAGCTAGCGGACATTGAGTTCTATCAGTTTCATCCGACAGCGCTGGCTACCCGGGAGACGTTTTTGATCTCCGAAGCGGTCCGCGGTGAGGGCGCCGTGCTGCTGGATGCCAAGGGCGAGCGGTTCATGCAGAAGCTGCATCCTGATGCGGAGCTTGCACCGCGGGATGTGGTGGCGCGGTCGATAGCATGGCAGATGGCCCTGCAAGGGGGCAAGCCGGTGCTGCTGGATGCGGCACGGCTGGAGCGTGAGATGGGCGCGGGATTTCTGGCAAAGCGGTTTCCAACGATCGATGCTGCGGTGAAGGCGCGCGGGTTCGACTGGACGAAGGAACCAGTGCCGGTGACTCCGGCGGCGCACTACTGGATGGGCGGAGTGAAGACGGATCTGTGGGGGCGAACGTCGATTGCCGGGCTATATGCGGCGGGTGAAGTGGCCTGTACAGGGGTGCATGGTGCGAACCGGCTGGCGAGCAACTCGCTGCTGGAGAGCCTGGTATATGCGTGGCGGTGCGCGGAGCAGTTGCCGCAGGACGATGTGCGACGCTGGCCCGAGGTGAGAGGCGCGGTGCTGGCGTTGGCGATGACCGAAGAGCGAGGCGCGCGCGAGGCGCAGCGTGGCGAGCTGCAGACGCTGATGTGGAACCGCGTGGGCATTGAGCGCAGCCGCGATGGGTTGCGCGAAGCAGCAGAGCAGATGGCGAGCTGGCGCGGATGCAACCGGCGGTCGGCGAATGCGTTTGAGCTGGAGACCGCGAACATGCTGACGATTGCGCGGGCGATGGTGACGGTGGCGCTGGAGCGGCGCGAGTCGCGTGGCGCCCACTACAGAGTGGACTATCCTGAGACACGGGTGGAGATGCAGCACTCGATTGTGTGTGCGGAGAAAGTACTGGTGGCGGCATATGAGTGA
- a CDS encoding efflux RND transporter periplasmic adaptor subunit, whose product MLPPDPNAASHPAPEMQYQEHEHRPTQSKAVKVIIWVAVLAAFAAAYILIERHKTIPAPKGGGRHGAIGGTVVLIPAKATSGDIGVYVDAIGTVTPVYTANIINQVPGQVTAVHYAEGQMVSKGTPLVEIDPRPYQATLMEAEGTLQRDQGLLAQAQMDLERYKAAWAKNAIPKQTLDDQEKLVMQDEGTVKIDQGTVQYDQVQLSFCHITSPIAGRVGLRLVDPGNVLAANGTSPLAVVTQIQPITVVFSIPEDSLSIVQPELKKHAKLTVDALDRSNQNSVGTGTLITLDNQIDTTTGTVKARALFSNTNLGLYPNEFVNARLLVNTLHNATLVPTSAIQHNGTTAFVFVIDNGIAHLKNVQEGVADGGKTAVTGINPGDTVADSGFEKLQEGSKVSISSGSGGKSGASSLPAADTTSGSSAP is encoded by the coding sequence ATGTTGCCACCCGATCCGAATGCAGCATCACACCCCGCTCCTGAGATGCAATATCAGGAGCACGAACATCGACCGACACAAAGTAAGGCCGTCAAGGTGATCATTTGGGTCGCGGTATTGGCGGCTTTTGCGGCCGCATACATATTGATTGAGCGGCATAAGACCATCCCTGCGCCGAAGGGCGGCGGGCGCCATGGTGCCATCGGCGGCACCGTGGTTCTGATACCGGCGAAGGCGACCTCTGGCGATATTGGGGTGTACGTCGATGCAATTGGAACGGTGACGCCGGTTTACACGGCCAATATCATCAACCAGGTTCCAGGCCAGGTAACGGCAGTTCATTATGCCGAAGGGCAGATGGTATCGAAGGGAACTCCGCTGGTGGAGATAGACCCGCGACCGTACCAGGCTACGCTGATGGAAGCTGAGGGTACGCTGCAACGTGACCAGGGCTTGTTGGCGCAGGCGCAAATGGATCTTGAGCGCTATAAAGCAGCCTGGGCCAAGAATGCTATTCCCAAGCAGACGCTCGACGACCAAGAGAAGCTGGTGATGCAGGACGAAGGCACGGTGAAGATCGATCAGGGCACCGTACAGTATGACCAGGTTCAGCTATCGTTCTGTCACATTACATCGCCCATTGCGGGCAGGGTGGGATTGCGGTTGGTGGACCCAGGCAACGTGTTGGCTGCGAATGGCACGTCTCCGCTGGCCGTGGTGACGCAGATTCAGCCGATCACGGTGGTCTTTTCTATCCCTGAAGACAGTCTGAGCATCGTTCAACCGGAACTGAAGAAGCATGCCAAACTTACCGTCGATGCGTTGGATCGTAGCAATCAAAATAGCGTTGGCACTGGCACGCTGATCACGCTCGATAACCAAATTGATACGACAACGGGCACCGTCAAAGCGCGGGCGCTCTTTTCAAATACCAATTTAGGTTTGTATCCAAACGAGTTTGTGAACGCGCGACTGCTGGTGAATACCCTGCACAACGCCACGCTGGTTCCGACCTCGGCCATTCAGCATAACGGCACGACGGCCTTTGTCTTTGTCATTGACAACGGCATAGCCCACCTGAAGAACGTTCAAGAGGGGGTGGCTGACGGTGGCAAGACGGCAGTGACAGGGATCAATCCCGGCGATACGGTCGCGGACAGTGGTTTTGAGAAACTCCAAGAGGGTTCGAAGGTCTCCATCTCCTCCGGCAGTGGGGGCAAAAGTGGCGCGTCGTCACTGCCCGCCGCCGATACAACCAGTGGGAGCAGCGCCCCTTGA
- a CDS encoding tetratricopeptide repeat protein, with amino-acid sequence MRRGVLLAVLCGSVGLAVGSSFSMTRVAWAAEDGKKAVAKASDDKAVTAKTTAADAAVESAARKAYADKIRATYQFISAGTAEAVYGEGKLSLPGNASIEGNDFIQPSAFPTAEYCGHCHKAAYAQWRQALHSNSFRTPFYRHSVDLLRDEKGIAYTRHCDSCHNPIGVVSGALNPHSTVDRSFDGDGVTCMVCHSIQKVDSKLGNGSYVMGVPAVMVDANGKRITGMVPDAEILAHLDWHSNAVMQKSYQSTEFCSACHKANMPVMMNQYKWIRLFSTYDEWQGSKYSKENPLVFYQADYATCQGCHMKREPISLPDPGAKKGLLASHRWLAGNTAVPFYYGYDEQLKRTEEFLQTGNYLNVDLFGMKVNDAPLVAPLGSVAFTLPPKPTIETYVVIQSKAIGHSLIPEVRDLYEAWVSFKVSDATGKMVYESGYLRTDGTLDPGVHSFTNRPVNSAGEFVDDHKVWTIHSVAYDNTIQSGRSTLVRYRFEVPEGVVWPIMIKAAVEYRHLRQTYLNNVLGPKHPAYPVVEIASRTRTISLGENAVTPARANDNPEWMRWNNVGIGLMDELQYADAATAFEQVVKLRPTYKDGWVNVGLNEIEWEKYADARAPLEKALELAPKDARALYYMALVERRNGNSVAEIADLQEVVRQYPRARDALRELGISYYQGHRPEDAVATFKRLQGVDPDDLTAHYNLAILYRRLGMKAEARLESEEYAMKWIDPAAPTYSLDYLRKHPELSNESVPWHVHAETRAMGSGAGEP; translated from the coding sequence ATGCGGCGCGGGGTGTTGCTGGCAGTGCTGTGCGGCAGTGTGGGGCTGGCGGTGGGGTCGAGCTTTTCGATGACGCGGGTGGCGTGGGCGGCGGAGGACGGGAAGAAGGCCGTTGCGAAGGCTTCCGACGATAAGGCTGTCACGGCGAAGACTACGGCGGCAGATGCTGCTGTGGAGTCGGCGGCGCGCAAGGCGTATGCGGACAAGATTCGCGCGACGTACCAGTTCATCTCGGCAGGCACCGCGGAGGCGGTGTATGGCGAGGGCAAGCTGTCGCTGCCGGGGAATGCTTCGATCGAGGGGAACGATTTTATTCAGCCGAGCGCGTTTCCGACGGCTGAGTATTGCGGGCACTGCCACAAGGCGGCGTATGCACAGTGGCGGCAGGCGCTGCACTCGAACTCGTTTCGGACGCCGTTTTACCGGCACAGCGTGGACTTGCTGCGCGATGAAAAGGGGATCGCGTATACGCGGCATTGCGATAGCTGTCATAACCCGATTGGCGTGGTGTCCGGGGCGCTGAATCCACACTCGACGGTGGACCGGAGCTTCGATGGCGATGGGGTGACGTGCATGGTGTGCCACTCGATCCAGAAGGTGGACAGCAAGCTGGGCAACGGCAGCTATGTGATGGGCGTGCCGGCGGTGATGGTGGATGCGAATGGCAAGCGCATCACGGGGATGGTGCCGGATGCGGAGATCCTGGCGCACCTGGATTGGCACTCGAATGCGGTGATGCAGAAGAGTTACCAGTCGACGGAGTTCTGCTCGGCGTGCCACAAGGCGAACATGCCGGTGATGATGAATCAATACAAGTGGATTCGTTTGTTCAGCACGTATGACGAGTGGCAGGGATCGAAGTACTCGAAGGAAAACCCGCTAGTATTTTATCAGGCGGACTATGCCACATGCCAAGGCTGCCATATGAAGCGTGAGCCGATCAGCCTGCCCGATCCGGGAGCGAAGAAAGGGCTGCTGGCATCGCATCGTTGGCTGGCGGGGAACACGGCGGTGCCGTTCTATTACGGGTATGACGAGCAGCTGAAGCGGACGGAGGAGTTTCTGCAGACGGGGAACTATCTGAATGTGGACTTGTTCGGGATGAAGGTGAATGACGCGCCGCTGGTTGCGCCGCTGGGATCGGTGGCGTTTACGCTGCCGCCGAAGCCGACGATCGAGACGTATGTGGTGATCCAAAGCAAGGCGATTGGGCACTCGCTGATCCCCGAGGTGCGTGATCTGTATGAAGCATGGGTGTCGTTCAAGGTGAGCGATGCGACGGGCAAGATGGTGTATGAGAGCGGCTATCTGCGGACGGATGGGACGCTGGATCCGGGTGTGCACAGCTTTACGAACCGTCCGGTGAACTCGGCAGGCGAGTTTGTGGACGATCACAAGGTGTGGACGATCCATTCGGTGGCGTATGACAACACGATCCAGTCAGGGCGGTCGACGCTGGTACGGTACCGGTTCGAGGTGCCGGAGGGAGTGGTGTGGCCGATCATGATCAAGGCTGCTGTGGAGTATCGGCATCTGAGGCAGACGTATCTGAACAACGTGCTGGGGCCAAAGCATCCGGCATATCCGGTGGTGGAGATTGCGTCGCGGACGCGGACGATCAGTCTGGGCGAGAATGCGGTGACACCGGCGCGGGCGAATGACAATCCCGAGTGGATGCGGTGGAACAATGTGGGCATCGGATTGATGGATGAGTTGCAGTATGCCGATGCCGCTACGGCGTTCGAGCAGGTGGTGAAGTTGCGTCCGACGTATAAAGACGGTTGGGTGAATGTGGGGCTGAACGAGATTGAGTGGGAGAAGTATGCTGATGCGCGGGCTCCGTTGGAGAAGGCGCTGGAACTGGCCCCGAAGGACGCGCGTGCGCTGTACTACATGGCGCTGGTGGAGCGGCGCAATGGGAATTCAGTGGCGGAGATTGCAGATTTGCAAGAGGTGGTAAGGCAGTATCCGCGGGCACGGGATGCGTTGCGCGAGCTGGGCATCAGCTACTATCAGGGGCACCGGCCTGAGGATGCGGTGGCGACGTTCAAGCGGTTGCAGGGAGTTGATCCGGATGATCTGACGGCGCACTACAACCTGGCGATTTTGTACCGCAGGCTGGGGATGAAGGCGGAAGCGAGGCTTGAGTCTGAGGAGTATGCGATGAAGTGGATCGACCCGGCGGCACCGACGTACTCGCTGGATTACCTGCGGAAGCATCCGGAGCTTTCGAACGAGAGCGTGCCGTGGCATGTTCATGCAGAGACGCGGGCGATGGGAAGTGGAGCAGGAGAGCCGTGA
- a CDS encoding tetratricopeptide repeat protein has translation MLLCVASMAWGQQTAEGAFRAGQAALARGDHAKAVREFSASLTLYAQMESQATAEHRALPPIILQQYAFALATVGKLEEATAQMKAASESAPKDATLHDNLGSLYAQQRQWADAEREFVAASRLMPMDARMHLHVGLAMQAQGEPDALKEIARAAALDPRSEVIALQYGVALERAGEDAKAIPVLQGLLVKHSVDIGAMYELALALQRSDRVPEAVGLFEKVLQAQPQNADAMTNMGMALTQEQRAKDAVPVLQRAVEMAPQNATALEDLAAAYVQLNQLDDAVVQLQAAAKLEPDAAQVHYDLGLAYKMQDDAARAIPELEQAAKLDAKEPEAPLALGMLYMQTGRYAEAARELKASLDMRPKNGDAWATLGSVYNHLDKLPEAEAALAEAIAQQPDQSDVHLTLAAVYVKENKMPEAVAERHKAAELMRAHMNEQRAEVATHTGEGLLKSGDVAGAMVQFKDALNYDASYSEAHVGLAKVYDAQGRKADAAAERAKLVKQP, from the coding sequence ATGCTGTTGTGTGTGGCGTCGATGGCGTGGGGGCAGCAGACGGCTGAGGGGGCATTTCGTGCAGGGCAGGCGGCGCTGGCGCGGGGGGACCACGCGAAAGCGGTGCGGGAGTTTTCGGCTTCACTGACTTTGTATGCGCAGATGGAGTCGCAGGCGACGGCAGAACATAGAGCGCTGCCGCCGATCATATTGCAGCAGTATGCGTTTGCGCTGGCGACAGTGGGAAAGCTGGAAGAGGCGACGGCGCAGATGAAGGCGGCGTCGGAGAGCGCGCCTAAGGATGCGACGCTGCACGACAATTTGGGGTCTCTGTATGCGCAACAGAGGCAGTGGGCGGATGCGGAGCGGGAGTTTGTGGCGGCGTCGAGATTGATGCCAATGGATGCGAGGATGCATCTGCATGTGGGGCTGGCAATGCAGGCGCAAGGTGAGCCGGACGCGCTGAAGGAGATAGCAAGGGCGGCGGCGCTGGACCCGCGAAGTGAAGTGATTGCGCTGCAGTATGGCGTGGCACTGGAGCGCGCGGGCGAGGATGCGAAGGCGATCCCGGTGCTGCAGGGGCTTTTGGTAAAGCATTCGGTAGATATAGGTGCGATGTATGAGTTGGCGCTGGCGTTGCAGCGCAGCGACAGGGTGCCGGAGGCGGTGGGGCTGTTCGAGAAAGTGCTGCAGGCGCAGCCGCAGAACGCGGACGCGATGACGAACATGGGTATGGCGTTGACACAGGAGCAGCGTGCGAAGGACGCGGTGCCTGTGCTACAGAGGGCGGTGGAGATGGCCCCACAGAACGCAACGGCGCTGGAGGACCTGGCGGCGGCGTATGTGCAGCTAAACCAGTTGGACGATGCGGTGGTGCAACTGCAGGCAGCGGCGAAGCTGGAGCCGGATGCGGCGCAGGTGCATTACGATCTAGGGCTCGCGTACAAAATGCAGGACGATGCGGCGCGGGCGATTCCTGAACTAGAGCAGGCGGCGAAGCTGGATGCGAAGGAGCCGGAGGCGCCGCTGGCGCTGGGGATGCTCTATATGCAGACAGGGCGGTATGCGGAAGCGGCGCGGGAACTGAAGGCGTCGCTGGATATGCGGCCGAAGAATGGCGACGCGTGGGCGACGCTGGGGAGCGTTTACAACCATCTGGACAAGCTGCCGGAGGCCGAAGCGGCGCTGGCGGAGGCGATTGCGCAGCAGCCGGACCAGTCGGATGTGCACCTGACGCTGGCAGCGGTGTATGTGAAGGAGAACAAGATGCCGGAGGCGGTTGCGGAGCGGCATAAGGCAGCGGAGTTGATGCGCGCGCATATGAACGAGCAGCGCGCCGAGGTGGCGACGCATACCGGTGAGGGTTTGCTGAAGAGCGGCGATGTGGCAGGGGCGATGGTGCAGTTCAAGGATGCGCTGAATTACGACGCGAGCTACAGCGAGGCCCATGTGGGGTTGGCGAAGGTGTATGACGCGCAGGGGCGGAAGGCGGACGCCGCAGCGGAGCGGGCGAAACTCGTAAAGCAGCCGTAG
- the nadA gene encoding quinolinate synthase NadA, with the protein MPSVEETIQLIRIGERPGVVTTCSAALADAPWELDAKEPGYGPGASMWDVLPRSLAEATPRQGSLPREYREASRDELNRRILAAKAELGERLVVLGHFYQRDEVVKYADFVGDSFQLAQATKTRPKAEAIVFCGVHFMAETAEMLSGPEQKVILPNLAAGCSMADMADLDSVMDCWEQQEELYGTAPDAAGRVPVIPVTYMNSSAALKGFCGERGGIVCTSSNASAVLKWAFERGQRVLFFPDQHLGRNTGKAMGIPLEQMPMWNPNKELGGNTAEALRDARVLLWHGFCSVHKRFTVNQIKNARERHPGVKVIVHPECPMEVVDAADASGSTDYIRKVIEAAVEPTTFAIGTEINLVQRLANDHPQHTIFCLDSIVCPCSTMYRIHPGYLAWVMEGLLRGEVLNQITVSEQVAIHARVALERMLSVLPPKSVVTSPGTTVSA; encoded by the coding sequence GTGTTCGGCGGCGTTGGCTGACGCGCCCTGGGAACTGGATGCGAAAGAGCCAGGATATGGGCCGGGGGCGTCGATGTGGGACGTGCTGCCGCGCTCTTTGGCCGAAGCGACGCCACGTCAGGGGAGTTTGCCGCGGGAGTATCGCGAGGCTTCAAGGGACGAGCTGAACCGGCGGATTCTGGCGGCGAAGGCAGAACTGGGCGAGCGGCTCGTAGTGCTCGGGCACTTCTATCAGCGCGATGAGGTGGTGAAGTATGCCGACTTTGTGGGCGACTCATTCCAGCTGGCGCAGGCGACGAAGACGCGTCCGAAGGCCGAGGCGATTGTGTTCTGCGGTGTGCACTTTATGGCGGAGACGGCGGAGATGCTGTCGGGGCCGGAGCAAAAGGTGATTCTGCCGAACCTGGCGGCGGGATGCTCGATGGCGGACATGGCCGATCTGGATTCGGTGATGGATTGCTGGGAGCAGCAGGAAGAGCTATATGGGACGGCGCCGGATGCGGCGGGGCGGGTGCCGGTGATTCCGGTGACGTATATGAACTCGTCGGCGGCGCTGAAGGGGTTTTGCGGGGAGCGCGGCGGGATTGTTTGCACATCGTCGAATGCGAGCGCAGTGCTGAAGTGGGCGTTTGAGCGTGGGCAGCGGGTGCTGTTTTTTCCTGATCAACATTTGGGACGGAATACGGGGAAGGCGATGGGGATTCCGCTGGAGCAGATGCCGATGTGGAACCCGAACAAGGAACTTGGTGGCAATACTGCGGAGGCTTTGCGCGATGCGCGCGTGTTGTTGTGGCATGGGTTCTGCTCGGTGCATAAGCGGTTTACGGTGAACCAGATCAAAAACGCGCGCGAGCGGCATCCTGGGGTGAAGGTGATCGTGCATCCGGAGTGCCCTATGGAGGTTGTCGACGCGGCGGATGCTTCGGGATCGACAGACTATATTCGCAAGGTGATTGAGGCGGCGGTGGAGCCGACGACGTTTGCTATCGGGACGGAGATCAACTTGGTGCAGCGGCTGGCGAATGATCATCCACAGCATACGATTTTTTGCCTGGACTCAATTGTGTGCCCGTGCTCAACGATGTACCGGATTCATCCGGGGTATCTGGCGTGGGTGATGGAAGGGCTGCTGCGCGGCGAGGTGCTGAACCAGATCACAGTGTCGGAACAGGTTGCGATCCATGCGAGGGTGGCGCTAGAGCGAATGTTGAGCGTACTGCCGCCGAAGTCGGTTGTGACTTCGCCCGGGACGACGGTGAGTGCATGA
- a CDS encoding CRTAC1 family protein, which yields MKKSVDRRRFIKSLSRTALVLPFADILALAAPVQQQQKPGPIKIGPQERSYDARPVPPPTGGPKSPIEGTSLGLSFVDVASQAGLNVETIYGGKFKNTYLLETTGCGLAFYDYDDDGWQDLFLVNGWRLEGFPAGQEPRCHLFKNNRDGTFTDVSKGSGLEHKTGWGQACCVGDYDNDGKDDLFVTYYGQNALYRNNGNGTFTDVTEKAGLLQPGPKIRWNTGCTFVDYDRDGHLDLFVANYVDFDLKTAPKPEDGPCTYKGMLVACGPPGLPGGRNILYHNNGNGTFTDVSEKSGMWTAVGTYGLSVAASDLDGDGWPDIYVANDSAPATLYQNQKDGTFVDIAIEAGAALSAEAKPQAGMGVSIGDYNRDGTMDVVKTNFAGDTDSLYANLGGATFEDHTYPGGLGENTRLLGWGVGFFDMDNDGWPDILMSNGHVYPEVDKSKADLKYAEHKYLYRNMQNGRFEDVTAQGGPGILEKAPARGCAFGDYNNDGCMDVAVNCINSVPQLLRCDSTLNRNWIKIKLVGTRSNRSGIGSRVIVTAKMKPDAAKALRQDDELRSGGSYFSQNDLRLHFGLDEAKKVDTVEIRWLSGQIDILKDLSANQLYVIQEGGKILQAGPLQAAKAKA from the coding sequence GTGAAGAAGAGCGTGGACCGTAGAAGGTTTATCAAGTCGTTGAGCAGGACCGCGCTGGTACTGCCGTTTGCGGACATTCTTGCGCTGGCTGCGCCGGTGCAGCAGCAACAGAAGCCGGGGCCGATCAAGATTGGGCCGCAGGAGCGCAGCTACGACGCGCGGCCTGTGCCACCGCCGACGGGTGGACCGAAGAGCCCGATTGAAGGCACATCGCTGGGTTTGAGCTTTGTGGATGTGGCCTCGCAGGCAGGGCTGAATGTGGAGACGATCTACGGCGGCAAGTTCAAGAACACGTACCTGCTGGAGACGACCGGTTGCGGGCTTGCGTTCTATGACTATGATGACGACGGCTGGCAGGACCTGTTCCTGGTGAACGGCTGGAGGCTGGAGGGATTTCCTGCGGGGCAGGAGCCGCGGTGCCACCTGTTCAAGAACAACCGCGATGGCACGTTCACGGATGTGTCGAAGGGCTCTGGGCTGGAGCACAAGACGGGCTGGGGCCAGGCGTGCTGTGTGGGCGACTATGACAACGACGGCAAGGACGACCTGTTTGTGACGTACTACGGGCAGAATGCGCTATACCGCAACAACGGCAACGGCACGTTTACCGATGTGACGGAGAAGGCCGGGTTATTGCAGCCGGGGCCGAAGATCCGCTGGAATACGGGGTGTACGTTCGTGGACTATGACCGTGACGGGCATCTCGATTTGTTTGTGGCGAACTATGTTGATTTCGATTTGAAGACTGCGCCGAAGCCCGAGGACGGGCCGTGCACCTACAAAGGAATGCTGGTAGCTTGCGGGCCGCCAGGGCTGCCGGGTGGGCGCAACATTCTGTATCACAACAACGGGAACGGCACGTTTACCGATGTGAGCGAGAAGAGCGGCATGTGGACGGCGGTGGGCACGTATGGGCTGAGCGTGGCGGCGTCGGACCTGGATGGCGATGGCTGGCCGGATATCTACGTGGCGAACGATTCTGCGCCGGCGACGCTGTATCAGAACCAGAAGGACGGCACGTTCGTCGATATCGCGATCGAGGCCGGCGCGGCGCTGTCCGCGGAGGCGAAGCCGCAGGCGGGGATGGGGGTTTCGATTGGCGACTACAACCGCGACGGCACGATGGATGTGGTGAAGACGAACTTCGCGGGCGATACAGATTCGCTGTATGCGAACCTCGGCGGAGCTACGTTTGAGGACCACACGTATCCTGGCGGTCTGGGCGAGAACACCCGGCTGCTGGGGTGGGGCGTGGGGTTCTTCGATATGGACAACGACGGCTGGCCGGACATCCTGATGTCGAACGGGCATGTGTATCCAGAGGTCGACAAGTCGAAGGCGGACTTGAAGTATGCCGAGCACAAATATCTGTATCGCAATATGCAGAACGGGCGGTTTGAGGATGTGACGGCGCAGGGTGGGCCGGGGATCCTGGAGAAGGCGCCGGCGCGTGGGTGCGCGTTTGGGGACTACAACAACGATGGCTGCATGGATGTAGCGGTGAACTGCATCAACTCCGTGCCACAGTTGCTGCGTTGCGATTCGACGCTGAACCGCAACTGGATCAAGATCAAGCTTGTGGGGACGCGGTCGAACCGGTCGGGCATTGGCAGCCGCGTGATTGTGACGGCGAAGATGAAGCCCGATGCAGCGAAGGCACTGCGGCAGGACGATGAGCTGCGCAGCGGTGGAAGCTACTTTTCGCAGAACGACCTGCGGTTGCACTTTGGGCTGGATGAGGCCAAGAAGGTGGACACGGTGGAGATCCGCTGGCTGAGCGGGCAGATCGATATTCTGAAAGACCTGAGTGCGAACCAGCTGTATGTGATTCAAGAGGGTGGAAAGATTCTGCAGGCAGGACCTCTGCAGGCGGCCAAGGCGAAGGCTTGA